In one window of Chitinophagales bacterium DNA:
- a CDS encoding putative transporter produces MQWLIDLFFVPGIPQTVAVYGLVIAIGIWLGRISFKGISLGVTWVLFMGLAASYWGINVNKEAEHFLKEFGLILFVYSIGLQVGPGFFASLKKNALVANGLAASVVLIGVLTTIGLFYFSHNDIAAMTGVMSGAVTNTPGLGAAQAAITDLHLAKDNSATLTLAYAVAYPFGVFGIIIVLILLRKIFGTDLEKERELHRKLSIIKSNRPVSVHLKLDNPQMIGQPIRSVLQMMKQPIVVSRMLHDGEIITPTPDVIMHEGDVLLVVAPKEAVGQLKLIIGDEADVNLKEAKESELISRIIVVTRPEVTHRRLGDIPELHQQDFTLTRLSRSGIEMVPHGDIVLQLGDNIKVVGTADGVAMVTQAMGNSLKRLEVPDLAPIFIGIVLGVVLGSIPFHVANMPVAVKIGLAGGPLIVALLLSRFGSKLYLNNYTTNSANLMIRELGITLFLASVGLSSGHGLHDAFAGGTGWQWMLMGAVITILPLLIVGLVAHYAFRKTYFEICGLLAGASTDPPALAFAMQTAKTDIPSITYATVYPLTMILRIIAAQLLILLFA; encoded by the coding sequence ATGCAATGGTTGATTGATTTGTTCTTTGTACCTGGCATTCCACAAACAGTTGCTGTTTATGGTTTGGTAATAGCAATTGGTATCTGGCTGGGTCGTATTTCCTTTAAAGGTATTTCCTTGGGTGTAACCTGGGTGCTCTTTATGGGCCTTGCTGCTTCATACTGGGGCATCAATGTAAATAAGGAGGCAGAACATTTTCTAAAAGAGTTTGGATTGATCTTGTTTGTGTACTCTATTGGCTTGCAGGTTGGCCCTGGTTTTTTTGCATCATTGAAAAAAAATGCATTGGTGGCAAATGGGCTTGCTGCATCTGTTGTGTTGATTGGTGTGCTCACCACTATCGGACTCTTTTACTTCAGCCATAATGATATCGCAGCAATGACGGGTGTAATGAGTGGTGCAGTAACCAATACACCGGGCTTAGGTGCTGCTCAAGCTGCAATTACCGATTTACATTTGGCGAAAGACAACAGTGCCACGCTTACACTGGCTTATGCAGTTGCTTATCCTTTCGGGGTTTTTGGTATCATCATTGTATTGATTCTGCTGAGAAAAATTTTTGGTACTGATCTCGAAAAGGAAAGAGAGTTGCATCGTAAGCTGAGTATCATCAAATCGAATCGCCCAGTATCGGTACACCTGAAACTGGATAATCCACAGATGATTGGTCAGCCAATACGCAGTGTATTACAGATGATGAAACAGCCCATTGTTGTTTCACGCATGTTGCACGACGGTGAAATCATCACACCAACACCTGATGTGATCATGCATGAAGGTGATGTGTTACTGGTGGTAGCACCTAAAGAAGCTGTCGGCCAGCTCAAACTCATTATTGGTGACGAAGCGGACGTGAATCTGAAAGAAGCCAAGGAAAGTGAATTAATCTCACGCATCATTGTTGTAACAAGACCTGAAGTAACACACAGAAGACTGGGGGACATTCCTGAACTGCATCAGCAGGACTTTACCTTAACTAGACTCAGTCGCTCCGGTATTGAAATGGTGCCGCATGGAGATATTGTTTTGCAGCTGGGCGATAATATTAAAGTAGTTGGTACAGCAGATGGTGTGGCCATGGTAACACAAGCAATGGGTAATTCTTTAAAGCGATTAGAAGTGCCTGATCTCGCGCCCATCTTTATTGGTATTGTATTGGGTGTGGTCCTTGGTAGTATTCCTTTCCACGTAGCCAATATGCCTGTTGCAGTAAAGATTGGTTTAGCAGGCGGACCGTTGATTGTGGCTTTATTGCTGAGTCGATTTGGTAGCAAACTTTACCTAAACAACTATACCACCAATAGTGCTAACCTGATGATTCGTGAGTTGGGCATTACTTTATTCTTGGCGAGCGTAGGCTTAAGTAGCGGACATGGGCTGCATGATGCATTTGCCGGTGGTACAGGTTGGCAATGGATGCTGATGGGTGCAGTCATCACTATTTTGCCTTTGTTGATTGTTGGATTGGTGGCACATTATGCTTTTCGTAAAACCTATTTTGAGATCTGTGGCTTGTTAGCAGGCGCCAGTACAGATCCTCCGGCATTAGCTTTTGCGATGCAGACTGCCAAAACAGATATTCCTTCAATTACATATGCAACAGTGTATCCGCTGACTATGATTCTGAGAATCATTGCAGCACAATTATTGATTTTACTCTTCGCTTAG
- a CDS encoding M28 family peptidase, producing MKQQLLAGMLLLSSGLFAQDETAVKYAATVTAADLKTHLTIVAGKEMEGRETATEGQRKAAAYIENHFRSLGLKPGNGSSYQQMYPVYQDQLTEKKLSVNGRVFEWDKDYVISLQSAASGNWTINETVFVGYGLVDSLNNDYKGLDVKGKIVVALEGAPGSGNATNLRMNNPASLGGKITAARNNGAIGLLLVSKDFPKRNASPVTGNMYFAQQSAAANSFITANISEAVASALLGRTSIQNSTSLLESKKATYKAELKLVAKKETLNLESSNVLGVIEGTDKKDEYLFITAHYDHLGKRDTVIYYGADDDGSGTVSVLELAEAFMQAKKKGKGPRRTIVFMTVSGEEKGLRGSAYYGNNPTYPLAKTTANLNIDMVGRIDPSYKGDSTNYVYVIGEDKLSSDLMKITDAVNNKFIKMELDRRYNDPKDPNRFYYRSDHYNFAAKGVPIIFYFNGVHRDYHRPTDTVDKINFDVMEKRARLIFHTAWEMANRDEMLKRDMPLNMPPR from the coding sequence ATGAAACAACAATTGCTTGCAGGCATGCTCCTGCTGAGTTCAGGTTTGTTCGCACAAGACGAAACAGCAGTAAAATATGCTGCTACTGTTACCGCAGCAGATTTGAAAACACATCTCACCATTGTAGCTGGCAAAGAGATGGAAGGCCGCGAGACCGCAACAGAAGGTCAGCGTAAAGCAGCAGCCTATATCGAAAATCATTTCAGAAGCCTCGGCTTAAAGCCTGGTAACGGCAGCAGCTATCAACAGATGTATCCTGTGTATCAGGATCAGCTGACAGAAAAAAAATTATCTGTAAATGGTCGCGTCTTTGAATGGGACAAAGACTATGTAATTAGCCTGCAAAGCGCAGCCAGTGGCAATTGGACAATCAATGAAACAGTATTTGTTGGTTATGGTCTAGTTGACTCATTGAATAACGATTACAAAGGCTTGGATGTTAAAGGTAAAATCGTTGTTGCGTTAGAAGGTGCTCCTGGTAGTGGTAATGCCACCAACCTGCGTATGAATAACCCTGCATCATTAGGGGGTAAGATTACTGCTGCACGTAATAATGGTGCTATTGGTTTATTGCTGGTGAGCAAGGACTTTCCTAAGCGAAATGCTAGTCCTGTTACAGGCAATATGTATTTCGCCCAGCAATCTGCTGCTGCGAATAGTTTTATTACAGCCAATATTTCTGAAGCAGTTGCTTCTGCATTATTGGGCAGAACAAGTATACAGAATTCAACTTCATTACTGGAATCAAAGAAAGCTACTTACAAAGCTGAACTGAAATTGGTTGCCAAGAAAGAAACCCTGAATCTGGAGAGTTCTAACGTATTAGGTGTTATTGAAGGAACAGACAAGAAAGATGAATACTTGTTCATCACAGCGCACTATGATCATTTGGGCAAACGCGACACAGTTATCTATTATGGTGCTGATGATGATGGTTCCGGTACCGTAAGTGTATTAGAGTTAGCAGAAGCTTTTATGCAGGCTAAGAAAAAAGGAAAAGGCCCACGCAGAACAATTGTGTTCATGACAGTTTCTGGTGAAGAAAAAGGTTTGAGGGGTTCTGCATACTACGGCAATAATCCAACTTACCCATTGGCTAAGACAACAGCCAACTTGAATATTGACATGGTGGGTAGAATTGATCCCTCATACAAAGGCGATAGTACTAACTATGTGTATGTGATTGGTGAAGACAAGCTGAGCAGTGACCTGATGAAGATTACTGATGCAGTAAATAACAAGTTTATCAAGATGGAGCTGGATAGAAGATATAATGATCCAAAAGATCCGAACCGTTTCTATTATCGCAGCGACCATTACAATTTCGCAGCAAAGGGTGTACCCATCATTTTCTACTTCAATGGCGTACACAGAGATTACCACAGACCAACCGATACGGTTGACAAGATCAATTTTGATGTGATGGAGAAGCGCGCCAGACTGATTTTCCATACAGCCTGGGAAATGGCTAACAGAGATGAAATGCTCAAGCGCGATATGCCTTTGAACATGCCTCCAAGATAA
- the rpiB gene encoding ribose 5-phosphate isomerase B, which produces MNTFDLSKPIAIGCDHAGVTYKEAVKQWLKKKGHEVLDFGTHGDASVDYPDFAHPTASAVENGEAAFGILFCGSANGVNITANKHQGIRAALCWQNDIAILARQHNDANIISIPARFVALPLAQQMIEHFMQTPFEGGRHSNRVGKIACS; this is translated from the coding sequence ATGAATACGTTTGACTTAAGTAAACCCATCGCCATTGGTTGCGATCATGCGGGTGTTACCTACAAAGAAGCCGTTAAGCAATGGCTGAAAAAAAAAGGCCATGAGGTATTAGATTTTGGCACTCATGGTGATGCTTCTGTTGATTACCCAGATTTTGCCCACCCAACAGCTAGTGCGGTTGAAAATGGTGAAGCTGCTTTTGGCATTTTGTTTTGTGGCAGCGCCAATGGCGTGAACATCACTGCCAATAAACACCAGGGCATTCGCGCAGCATTGTGTTGGCAAAATGATATCGCCATTTTAGCAAGACAGCACAATGATGCCAATATCATTTCTATTCCTGCACGCTTTGTGGCTTTGCCGCTGGCGCAGCAGATGATTGAACATTTTATGCAAACCCCATTTGAAGGAGGCAGGCATAGTAACCGTGTTGGAAAAATAGCTTGTTCATAA
- the tatC gene encoding twin-arginine translocase subunit TatC — MALPFRKKQEEPKAEMTFVDHLEELRWHVIRSVLAVFFMGGVIFVYRDWIFDNIIFGPVNPDFVSYKFFCDLSHWLHLGDALCMPPVSVSMQTTTFGGQFVSSITVAIVGGFIIAFPYVFWEFWRFVKPALKDNELKGTRFVIFWVTFFFLLGISFGYFVLGPFTFNFLANFNIGTRHFLETKPTLNDFLDNLINILVGCGIAFELPVLAYAFTKIGLITPMFLKESRRYAIVIILVVAAIITPSPDWISQLLVFIPLFLLYQLSILVSARVYKEEEKKMEEWS, encoded by the coding sequence ATGGCATTACCCTTTCGCAAAAAACAGGAAGAACCTAAAGCAGAGATGACCTTTGTGGATCATCTGGAAGAGCTGCGTTGGCACGTCATCCGCTCTGTTTTGGCTGTTTTTTTCATGGGTGGGGTAATTTTTGTTTACCGCGACTGGATTTTTGACAATATCATCTTTGGACCGGTTAACCCCGATTTCGTTAGCTACAAATTCTTCTGCGATTTAAGCCATTGGCTGCATTTAGGAGATGCACTCTGCATGCCACCGGTAAGTGTAAGCATGCAGACCACCACTTTTGGCGGCCAATTTGTTAGCAGCATCACCGTGGCTATTGTAGGCGGTTTCATCATTGCCTTCCCTTATGTGTTTTGGGAGTTCTGGCGTTTTGTAAAACCTGCTTTGAAGGATAATGAACTCAAGGGCACACGCTTTGTGATCTTCTGGGTTACCTTCTTTTTCTTGCTCGGTATTTCCTTTGGCTATTTCGTATTAGGCCCATTCACCTTCAACTTCTTGGCGAATTTCAATATTGGAACGCGTCATTTCTTGGAGACCAAGCCAACCTTGAACGATTTCCTAGATAACCTCATCAATATTCTGGTGGGCTGTGGTATAGCATTTGAATTACCTGTACTGGCATATGCTTTTACCAAGATCGGGTTAATCACCCCTATGTTCTTAAAGGAAAGTCGCAGATATGCGATTGTCATTATTCTGGTAGTTGCGGCCATTATCACACCAAGCCCCGACTGGATTAGTCAGCTCTTGGTGTTTATCCCATTATTCCTGTTGTACCAACTCAGCATTCTTGTATCGGCACGTGTGTACAAAGAGGAAGAGAAGAAAATGGAAGAGTGGAGTTAA
- a CDS encoding HlyC/CorC family transporter, which translates to MSELYTIGWIFVTLLFIAFFAGYEIAFVSGNRLNIELRKKQGKRSGIIIAGFLEHPARFIGTCLIGLNFFLVIYGLLVDELLKKTLWNPFQIQNEYLKLFVATLFSTLIVLVLGEFIPKAIFRGKNDTLLHFFAPLANLFHTLFQPLARFFVNISQWVLKYLFNVRLDDKSEAFSKVDLEHFFQQTRNQDEENTELNTELFENALSLPMVKIRQCLVPRTEIEAVELDTPLETIRQKFIQTKLSKLIVYKDSIDDLQGYIHQLDFFKKPTDVKSIIKPLIAVPESMSATDLMNKFTKERKSIAWVVDEFGGTAGIVTMEDVLEEIFGEIQDEYDTEEFVDKQLAEDEYIFSGRLELDYLNEKYQLDFPEHESETLSGYIINEHGSIPEAKASIIIDHYKFDVLSVSDTRIEMVKMKLLR; encoded by the coding sequence ATGAGTGAGTTGTATACCATTGGCTGGATTTTCGTGACATTATTGTTCATTGCCTTTTTTGCGGGCTATGAAATTGCTTTTGTGAGCGGTAACAGACTGAACATTGAGTTGCGCAAAAAGCAAGGCAAACGCAGCGGCATCATCATTGCCGGATTTTTGGAACATCCTGCACGTTTTATCGGCACTTGCTTAATTGGCCTCAATTTCTTTCTAGTTATTTACGGCTTACTGGTAGATGAATTGCTCAAGAAAACTTTGTGGAATCCATTCCAAATTCAAAATGAATACCTGAAACTGTTTGTTGCTACTTTATTTTCAACATTGATTGTTTTGGTGCTGGGCGAGTTTATACCAAAAGCTATTTTCAGGGGAAAGAATGATACCCTGCTTCACTTCTTTGCACCATTGGCTAATTTGTTTCATACGCTGTTCCAGCCACTGGCAAGATTCTTTGTAAACATTTCACAATGGGTATTGAAATATCTCTTCAACGTACGATTGGATGATAAAAGTGAAGCTTTCAGCAAAGTAGATCTGGAGCATTTCTTTCAGCAAACCCGTAATCAAGACGAGGAAAACACAGAATTGAATACAGAGCTGTTTGAAAATGCGCTCAGCCTGCCGATGGTAAAAATTCGTCAGTGTCTGGTGCCCAGAACTGAAATTGAAGCAGTAGAGCTGGATACGCCACTGGAAACCATCCGACAGAAATTTATTCAAACCAAACTCAGCAAACTCATTGTATACAAAGACAGTATCGATGATTTACAGGGCTATATTCACCAATTGGATTTTTTCAAAAAACCTACTGATGTTAAGTCCATCATCAAACCCTTGATTGCCGTGCCCGAAAGCATGAGTGCAACAGATCTGATGAATAAATTTACCAAAGAGCGTAAGAGCATTGCCTGGGTAGTAGACGAGTTTGGCGGCACTGCAGGAATAGTGACCATGGAGGATGTATTGGAAGAAATTTTTGGGGAAATTCAGGATGAATATGATACAGAAGAGTTTGTAGACAAGCAATTGGCTGAAGACGAATACATCTTTAGCGGCCGACTGGAACTAGATTACCTGAATGAGAAATACCAGCTTGATTTCCCTGAGCATGAATCAGAGACCCTATCTGGCTATATCATTAATGAACATGGCAGCATACCAGAAGCCAAGGCCTCAATCATTATTGACCATTACAAGTTTGATGTGCTCAGCGTAAGCGACACACGCATAGAGATGGTGAAAATGAAGCTGTTAAGATAA
- a CDS encoding sigma-70 family RNA polymerase sigma factor, which yields MEQANHILTAVVRKARHGDGAAQAWLYEQFSTAMFNTCIRMTGNRSDAEDLLQEAFIQAFKNLHQLKEEPQFGGWLKRIVVNACIQHSKKSFYWSEWDEQWHDVAEDNQVAWWKTVDLQLVHKAIKNLPDGCRQVFTLFVLEDFSHKQIAENLGISESTSKSQYHRAKQLLRERITQEMHTHG from the coding sequence TTGGAACAGGCAAACCACATACTGACGGCTGTAGTGAGAAAAGCCCGCCACGGCGATGGTGCTGCGCAGGCATGGCTCTATGAGCAGTTCAGTACAGCCATGTTTAACACCTGCATACGGATGACGGGCAACAGAAGCGATGCAGAGGATTTGTTACAGGAAGCTTTCATTCAGGCTTTCAAGAATCTGCACCAGCTGAAGGAAGAACCGCAGTTTGGCGGATGGTTGAAAAGGATTGTAGTGAATGCCTGCATACAACACAGTAAAAAAAGTTTTTACTGGAGTGAATGGGATGAGCAATGGCATGATGTAGCAGAGGACAATCAAGTGGCTTGGTGGAAAACGGTTGACCTGCAACTGGTACACAAAGCCATCAAAAATCTGCCTGATGGTTGCCGACAAGTATTCACCTTGTTTGTACTGGAAGATTTCAGCCACAAACAAATTGCAGAAAACCTCGGTATCAGCGAAAGCACTAGCAAAAGCCAATACCATCGCGCTAAACAACTGTTGAGAGAACGTATCACTCAGGAAATGCACACACATGGATGA
- a CDS encoding aminotransferase class V-fold PLP-dependent enzyme, producing the protein MSQRRVFLKQLGLMTSAFTANNLFQQAYAADIERAQQAISGFSPEQAAADEDFWSVISQAYTVNPSIINLNNGGVSPSPKVVQDAVERFNQLSNQAPSYYMWRILDQGREPLRMKLANLAGADPEEIAVNRNATEALNTVIFGLDLKAGDEVIGTKQDYPNMIQAWRQREMREGIKYTQISFNFPIEEDAAIVDAFAKAITPKTKVLHITHVINWVGQILPVRKICDMARSKGITTIVDGAHSFGLLDFKIPELGCDYFGTSLHKFLSAPIGSGMLWIRKDKIANIWPLVCNDKPRSTDIRKFETLGTRSFPIEQGIGEAINFHEAIGSKRKEARIRYLKDYWATKVKDVPGVKIHTSFKPDYACSICGVSIDGMTPGELDSALFSKYKIHTVGIVWENISCVRITPHVYTRTIDLDRLVKAITEIATTKKSKV; encoded by the coding sequence GTGAGTCAGAGAAGAGTTTTCCTGAAGCAATTGGGTCTGATGACCAGTGCTTTTACTGCCAACAACCTGTTTCAGCAGGCTTATGCAGCAGATATTGAACGTGCACAACAGGCCATTTCTGGTTTCAGCCCAGAACAAGCTGCTGCCGATGAGGATTTTTGGTCGGTGATTAGCCAGGCATATACCGTTAACCCAAGTATCATTAACCTGAATAATGGCGGTGTTTCTCCCTCACCTAAAGTGGTGCAGGATGCTGTGGAACGATTTAATCAACTGTCTAATCAAGCGCCTTCCTACTATATGTGGCGTATTCTGGATCAGGGACGTGAACCCTTGCGCATGAAGCTCGCCAATTTGGCTGGTGCTGACCCAGAAGAAATTGCTGTGAACAGAAATGCTACCGAAGCACTCAATACGGTCATTTTTGGCTTAGACCTGAAAGCAGGCGATGAAGTCATCGGCACCAAGCAAGATTATCCCAACATGATCCAGGCATGGCGCCAGCGCGAAATGCGGGAAGGCATCAAGTACACACAAATCAGTTTCAATTTCCCGATAGAAGAGGATGCAGCCATTGTAGATGCTTTTGCCAAAGCCATCACACCCAAAACCAAAGTGCTGCACATCACACATGTTATCAACTGGGTAGGACAAATTCTACCGGTACGCAAGATCTGCGATATGGCCCGCAGCAAAGGCATTACCACCATTGTGGATGGAGCGCATTCCTTTGGACTATTGGATTTCAAGATACCGGAACTGGGTTGCGACTACTTTGGAACCAGCTTACATAAATTCCTGAGTGCACCCATCGGTAGTGGCATGCTCTGGATTCGTAAAGACAAGATTGCCAATATCTGGCCATTAGTATGTAATGACAAGCCGCGCAGTACTGATATCCGAAAGTTTGAGACATTGGGCACACGCAGTTTTCCGATTGAACAGGGTATCGGCGAAGCCATCAATTTCCACGAAGCCATTGGCAGCAAAAGGAAAGAAGCCCGTATTCGCTACCTCAAAGATTATTGGGCAACCAAAGTGAAAGATGTACCAGGCGTTAAGATTCATACCTCCTTTAAACCTGATTATGCCTGTTCTATCTGTGGCGTTAGCATTGATGGCATGACTCCCGGCGAACTGGATAGTGCCCTGTTCAGCAAATACAAGATTCACACAGTAGGCATCGTATGGGAGAATATCAGCTGCGTACGCATTACCCCTCATGTTTATACCAGAACCATTGATCTGGACCGACTGGTAAAAGCCATTACGGAGATCGCTACTACAAAAAAGAGCAAAGTTTAG
- a CDS encoding response regulator transcription factor gives MKPKKSTIRIGIADDHQLFVKSVSSLLSAIGGFEVVLEAANGKDLLQQLSRTKDLPDIILLDVNMPIMNGMETAAALLKDYPLLKLVALSMNTDDMSLIGMIRNGCCSYLMKDISPAELQKALHEVHEKGYYNTDTMQLNMHKLITQNTNDLFSEKELQFIRMACSDNTYREIAVKMSVSERSVDMYREKVFEKLGVNTRTGMALEAVRRKIYSL, from the coding sequence ATGAAACCAAAGAAATCTACTATCCGTATCGGTATTGCAGACGATCACCAGCTTTTTGTTAAATCTGTCTCCTCTTTACTTAGTGCTATTGGTGGCTTTGAAGTGGTATTGGAAGCAGCTAACGGCAAAGACTTACTACAACAACTCAGTCGAACCAAAGATCTTCCTGATATCATTTTACTGGATGTGAATATGCCCATCATGAATGGGATGGAAACAGCTGCAGCATTGCTCAAAGACTATCCCTTGTTAAAACTTGTGGCATTGAGCATGAATACAGATGATATGAGTCTGATTGGTATGATTCGCAATGGCTGTTGTTCTTATTTAATGAAAGATATCAGTCCAGCTGAATTGCAAAAAGCCTTACACGAAGTACACGAAAAAGGCTATTACAACACGGATACCATGCAGCTGAACATGCATAAGCTGATTACTCAAAACACGAATGATCTTTTCTCTGAAAAAGAGTTACAGTTTATTCGAATGGCTTGCAGCGATAATACATATCGGGAGATTGCTGTAAAAATGAGCGTGTCTGAACGTTCGGTAGATATGTACCGGGAAAAAGTATTTGAGAAGCTGGGTGTTAATACCCGCACAGGTATGGCTTTAGAAGCCGTAAGAAGAAAAATCTACTCGCTTTAA
- a CDS encoding CDGSH iron-sulfur domain-containing protein: protein MTEPTIAQKFPAAVKVEKGKTYAWCTCGLSEKQPLCDGKHKTLAREENGETIMPFKSLKFTAEEDGEVWLCQCKHTKNPPFCDGSHKTL from the coding sequence ATGACCGAACCAACAATTGCACAAAAATTTCCCGCAGCTGTAAAAGTAGAGAAAGGCAAAACTTATGCCTGGTGTACCTGCGGCCTCAGTGAGAAACAGCCTTTATGTGATGGCAAACACAAAACCTTGGCCCGCGAAGAAAATGGTGAAACCATTATGCCTTTCAAGAGTTTAAAGTTTACAGCAGAAGAAGATGGTGAAGTATGGCTCTGCCAATGTAAGCATACTAAGAATCCGCCGTTTTGCGATGGATCACATAAAACACTTTAA
- the meaB gene encoding methylmalonyl Co-A mutase-associated GTPase MeaB — protein sequence MWQELLIELQAGNRKALARAISLVENAHEGYYDFLKQLPNAHTNVIGITGPPGAGKSTLVDALIAELTAQSKKVGVLCVDPSSPFNLGALLGDRIRMNEWYTHPDVFIRSLATRGSLGGLHPKIIEITDVMKAAGFDHIIVETVGVGQSEIEIAGLADTTVVVVVPEAGDEVQTMKAGLMEIADIFVVNKADRPDADMFVRNLRLMMAPAFQTAKHEIAIVKTVASRKEGTNELYAALLAHQHLAKQNERKFWLLAERAYHIIQQDRMKDIDKAVLKKSIAAQYNDQFNLYALIEQFQ from the coding sequence ATGTGGCAGGAACTATTGATTGAACTGCAGGCAGGCAACAGAAAAGCACTGGCACGCGCCATTTCTCTGGTAGAAAATGCGCATGAAGGTTATTATGATTTTCTGAAGCAATTACCCAATGCCCATACCAATGTAATCGGCATTACTGGTCCGCCGGGTGCTGGCAAGAGCACTTTAGTGGATGCGTTGATTGCAGAACTCACAGCGCAATCGAAAAAAGTGGGTGTACTCTGTGTAGACCCCTCTTCTCCATTTAATCTCGGCGCTTTGCTCGGCGATCGTATTCGCATGAATGAATGGTATACCCATCCGGATGTATTTATACGTTCCTTAGCTACCAGAGGCAGTTTGGGTGGATTACATCCCAAGATTATTGAGATCACTGATGTGATGAAAGCAGCTGGTTTTGATCACATCATCGTAGAAACGGTTGGTGTAGGGCAAAGTGAGATTGAAATTGCCGGCCTTGCGGATACAACAGTGGTGGTAGTGGTACCTGAAGCAGGCGATGAAGTGCAGACCATGAAGGCTGGCCTGATGGAGATAGCCGACATCTTTGTGGTGAACAAGGCCGACAGGCCCGATGCGGATATGTTTGTCCGCAATCTTCGCTTGATGATGGCCCCAGCTTTTCAGACAGCAAAGCATGAGATTGCGATTGTAAAAACAGTGGCATCTAGGAAGGAAGGAACGAATGAATTGTATGCTGCATTATTGGCACATCAGCACCTAGCCAAACAAAACGAACGTAAATTCTGGTTATTAGCAGAGCGCGCCTACCACATTATTCAGCAGGATCGAATGAAGGATATTGACAAAGCTGTATTAAAGAAAAGTATTGCTGCCCAATACAATGATCAGTTCAACTTGTATGCACTGATAGAACAATTTCAATAA
- a CDS encoding O-antigen ligase family protein, whose protein sequence is MAQLLKNKSADYWLLSCTILLCAGLLYSRALLSVGSILIVLPLVFQLRAYKYWLIGGLLLILPVVISLIWTTHTDLLWRSVEVKLPILSIGLAFAAVSLNKQQLLQLIWVMHGFLLSAIVYTLIQYAADPAAINASYQFAKVMPVPMDSDHIRLSWWMVLCMLALLYSVHQLASMQQRYLAYAVVAIETIFLHFLAAKTGLLALYLAAGVWIVQALLQKTYRKQAVQLLVFLIFIAVAAYAFLPTLQMRVQYVLYDLSHYTNGIFQQGSSDGARVLSWKAGWAIGSENPLLGVGFGDIRFAIDAWHQQYFPHTLQAERFLPTNQWLIYFAGAGLLGVLSCTLGLVFLLRQLSLRYLPAILVLILPLITDDSLEGQFGVVIFALSASVFIQLSAADRKA, encoded by the coding sequence ATGGCCCAGCTGTTGAAAAATAAATCCGCTGATTACTGGCTGCTTAGCTGCACAATACTGCTCTGTGCAGGTTTGTTATACAGCAGGGCACTTTTATCTGTTGGTAGTATCTTGATTGTGCTTCCATTGGTTTTTCAATTGCGAGCGTATAAATATTGGCTAATTGGTGGGTTACTGCTAATCCTGCCAGTGGTGATTTCATTGATTTGGACAACACATACAGACCTGCTCTGGCGCAGCGTGGAAGTGAAACTACCTATATTGAGTATTGGATTGGCTTTTGCAGCTGTATCACTGAATAAGCAGCAGCTACTCCAGTTGATTTGGGTCATGCATGGCTTTCTGCTGAGTGCGATTGTGTACACCTTGATTCAGTATGCGGCTGATCCTGCTGCTATCAATGCCAGTTATCAGTTTGCCAAAGTGATGCCCGTACCAATGGATAGCGATCACATTCGCCTGAGCTGGTGGATGGTGTTGTGTATGTTGGCTTTGCTCTACAGTGTACATCAATTGGCCTCTATGCAACAGCGTTATCTGGCTTATGCAGTTGTTGCGATTGAAACTATCTTCTTACATTTTCTGGCTGCAAAGACCGGCTTGTTAGCCTTGTATCTTGCTGCGGGTGTTTGGATTGTACAAGCACTCTTGCAAAAAACGTATCGCAAACAAGCGGTTCAGTTATTGGTGTTCTTAATATTCATCGCAGTTGCAGCTTATGCATTTTTGCCTACACTGCAGATGCGTGTACAATATGTATTGTACGATTTGAGTCATTACACCAATGGTATTTTTCAGCAAGGTTCCTCAGATGGTGCCAGGGTATTATCTTGGAAAGCAGGCTGGGCTATTGGCAGCGAAAATCCTTTGCTGGGTGTGGGTTTTGGTGATATTCGATTTGCTATCGATGCCTGGCATCAGCAATACTTTCCACATACATTGCAGGCAGAACGTTTCCTGCCCACCAATCAATGGTTGATCTATTTTGCCGGCGCGGGTTTATTGGGTGTATTGAGTTGTACACTTGGTCTGGTATTCCTGTTGCGTCAGCTATCGCTTCGGTATTTACCAGCGATACTCGTGTTAATATTACCTCTGATCACAGATGATAGTTTGGAAGGGCAGTTTGGTGTGGTGATTTTCGCACTTAGCGCATCAGTCTTCATACAGCTTTCTGCTGCAGATCGTAAAGCTTGA